Genomic segment of Drosophila simulans strain w501 chromosome 2R, Prin_Dsim_3.1, whole genome shotgun sequence:
tacttcGAAATTGTGAAAGTTAcctaaaaaaaacaaaatgcctCCCAAGAAGCCGGGCAAGAAGAAAAAGGACGTGGACTGGTCCGCCGATGAGAATTTCTCCAAGGATCGTTCCATGATCTACATCGAGCACACGTACGAGTGTCCCATTTTCCAGACCAAGGCCGACGAGTGCGGTTCATTCTTCACGCAACGCATACCGGAGCGCAAGTTCCAGCTGGTGAAGAATCGATACGGACGCCAGGTTCCGCGGGACGGAGCCTTCGAGATAGGATTCTCGCAAAATGCCCGCACCTCGGAGCATCTGCTGTGGTCTGGCTTGGACAAGGGACCGCCGCGTCGGGACAAGTTCCCAGTGGACTTCGAGGCACTGGTGCCCGATGTGAACAGGATACTCAAGAAATTCTATCCCGACaaggcggt
This window contains:
- the LOC6734087 gene encoding selenoprotein BthD; this translates as MPPKKPGKKKKDVDWSADENFSKDRSMIYIEHTYECPIFQTKADECGSFFTQRIPERKFQLVKNRYGRQVPRDGAFEIGFSQNARTSEHLLWSGLDKGPPRRDKFPVDFEALVPDVNRILKKFYPDKAVGVGADDEDEEKEDM